A window of the Ignisphaera sp. genome harbors these coding sequences:
- a CDS encoding glycosyltransferase 87 family protein, whose amino-acid sequence MTYQCTYNSYRESIFPSQKIYRVAGVLIPILVLSALFIGWNYYDVMWWIKWYKIVEEHHLTGLLNLYRLCRLPDCKVPYPPLAFLIFVSIYAIALLLPALFRPLILKLFLVLIPGLVIYKIMTKLKGKDIGLIWLISIPFLQILFALQFDVIVACMIFVSVYMFLKDRIDISAVALGLATLVKHIAVILLPFYLLVLKLRGGAKNVYRFLFIYLALTGGIILPFFISTPREFIDHVLLFHSSRAPQDLTFWAIPSIILGNNISSVQHYIDNLWLFFFSICYILLFTLFYSQIKKHGIETSCKLLPIYISILLLLYITMNKIGNLNYMVWFVPTALLALKREHITTLYRLTATIGLVGALTYAFMLYIPPAAVNAPMFIVEDLAYWNARALIAQSINYYIFYIASVLQSVLAYMASFIYTPTDFVSEVPIFRVLYIHRSAIVVASLMSTQILLTILLVTLINWIKEYL is encoded by the coding sequence GTGACTTACCAATGTACTTATAATAGTTATAGAGAATCAATATTTCCTTCACAAAAGATATACAGAGTAGCTGGTGTGTTAATACCAATTCTCGTTCTTTCAGCCCTATTTATTGGATGGAACTATTATGATGTTATGTGGTGGATAAAGTGGTATAAAATAGTTGAAGAGCATCATCTAACAGGTCTCCTAAACCTGTATAGGCTATGCAGATTACCTGATTGCAAGGTTCCTTATCCACCACTAGCCTTTCTGATATTTGTGTCAATATACGCTATAGCATTGTTGTTACCGGCACTCTTTAGACCATTGATATTGAAGTTGTTTTTAGTACTTATACCTGGATTAGTGATCTATAAGATCATGACTAAGTTGAAGGGCAAGGACATCGGGTTAATATGGCTTATATCTATACCTTTTCTACAGATTCTATTTGCTTTACAGTTTGATGTTATAGTTGCATGCATGATTTTTGTATCAGTCTACATGTTTCTAAAGGATAGAATAGATATATCTGCAGTAGCATTAGGGTTAGCCACATTAGTTAAACATATTGCTGTTATATTACTGCCATTCTATCTCTTGGTTCTAAAGCTTAGAGGAGGTGCTAAGAATGTATATAGGTTTCTCTTCATTTACCTAGCCCTTACAGGAGGCATAATCTTACCGTTCTTTATCTCAACTCCTAGAGAGTTTATAGACCATGTTCTTCTATTCCATTCATCAAGAGCACCACAAGATCTAACGTTTTGGGCAATACCATCAATAATATTAGGAAATAACATATCTTCTGTACAACATTATATAGATAATCTATGGCTTTTCTTCTTCTCTATATGCTATATACTCTTATTCACGCTATTCTATTCACAGATAAAGAAGCATGGTATAGAGACCTCCTGTAAGCTTCTACCCATCTATATATCGATACTACTTCTACTCTATATAACCATGAATAAAATAGGTAATCTAAACTACATGGTGTGGTTTGTACCTACAGCACTACTAGCTCTCAAAAGAGAACACATAACTACTCTATACAGGTTGACAGCAACGATAGGTCTCGTAGGTGCATTAACTTATGCTTTTATGCTTTACATACCACCAGCAGCAGTAAATGCACCTATGTTTATAGTGGAGGATCTAGCTTACTGGAATGCACGTGCCCTAATAGCTCAATCAATAAACTACTACATATTCTATATAGCTTCAGTACTTCAAAGCGTTCTAGCCTATATGGCTAGCTTTATTTATACACCAACAGATTTCGTTTCAGAAGTACCTATCTTTAGGGTATTATACATACATAGATCAGCCATAGTGGTAGCATCATTAATGTCAACACAAATACTTTTAACCATATTATTAGTCACGCTCATAAATTGGATAAAAGAATACTTATAG
- a CDS encoding DUF3786 domain-containing protein, with translation MSLGVSAWWKEVWSWDRVKQAISTLPGRLGFEKDRELRFFRLRVDVESGEVYDEILARFLSERERYGLYFILYRYSQTDKEIEEIGEYVTLSQICPALHCPMVKQNMNAFEKVFGYKQGLLYKAAEAFGYEKIDIGDEAVKIYILPKVPIVISVWLGEEEIPPSVSILYDKSVTHYLDCEASSIMAGVTLTRLIISSVKNLNVYVQGVEYSYRYQCSE, from the coding sequence TTGAGTCTAGGTGTTAGTGCTTGGTGGAAAGAGGTATGGAGTTGGGATAGGGTTAAACAGGCTATAAGTACTCTTCCTGGAAGACTAGGGTTTGAGAAAGACAGAGAGTTAAGGTTTTTCAGGCTCAGAGTTGATGTAGAGAGTGGTGAAGTCTATGACGAGATTCTAGCCAGATTCTTAAGTGAAAGAGAGAGATATGGTCTCTACTTCATCCTCTATAGATATTCTCAAACGGATAAAGAAATCGAAGAGATAGGAGAATATGTAACGTTATCACAAATATGTCCAGCTCTCCATTGCCCTATGGTTAAACAAAACATGAATGCATTTGAGAAAGTTTTCGGATACAAACAAGGTTTGCTCTATAAAGCGGCAGAAGCCTTTGGTTACGAGAAAATCGATATAGGAGACGAAGCAGTAAAAATCTACATACTGCCTAAGGTTCCTATAGTGATAAGTGTATGGTTAGGTGAAGAAGAAATACCACCCTCTGTCTCGATACTCTATGATAAATCAGTAACACATTATCTAGATTGTGAAGCATCATCAATTATGGCTGGAGTAACGCTTACAAGACTAATAATCTCTTCAGTGAAGAACCTTAACGTATATGTACAAGGTGTAGAGTATAGCTATAGATATCAATGTTCTGAATAG
- the thiI gene encoding tRNA uracil 4-sulfurtransferase ThiI, giving the protein MKERWLVLIRIGEVSLKGALSRKRMEKRLSKNIEDALATNNIMASVHVSRGRLWLCCFNDEEESLAASKILAYVMGVVSSSPVFKVSFNSFNELVDKALNFFRNRIQGKVFAVRARRVGQHNFTSKDVEKSLGYMLLQAGGAKVNLENPEYTAYVEIRGNSAYLYDKVIHGPGGLPIGVEGKVLSLFSGGIDSPVATWYALKRGCEVDLVLFNIGGERHVWSVSMVAKVLADGWMYGYRPKMHIIDIRPFIATIALSVPEEYIVVILRRTMNRIAERLAKHVNALALVTGESLGQVASQTLNNIYVIEEAIRIPILRPLIGMDKDEITFIARRIGTYEYSIKIEEYCTLGARRITPRANLDKVKEYEARVGISEFDIDKVIDEATTIDLRSIDIRDIQMKLDSLGLSDIYRCSV; this is encoded by the coding sequence ATGAAAGAGAGATGGCTTGTACTCATCAGGATTGGTGAAGTATCTCTAAAAGGTGCATTAAGTAGAAAAAGAATGGAGAAACGATTGTCTAAGAATATAGAAGATGCGCTTGCAACAAATAACATCATGGCTTCTGTCCATGTATCTCGAGGCAGATTGTGGTTATGTTGTTTTAATGATGAAGAAGAGTCTCTAGCTGCGTCAAAGATTTTGGCATATGTGATGGGTGTTGTAAGTTCTTCTCCTGTATTTAAAGTATCTTTTAATTCATTTAATGAGCTTGTTGATAAAGCATTGAATTTCTTTAGGAATAGAATACAGGGTAAAGTATTTGCTGTTAGAGCTAGAAGAGTAGGTCAACATAATTTCACAAGCAAAGACGTTGAGAAATCCCTGGGATATATGCTTCTTCAAGCTGGTGGAGCTAAGGTTAATCTCGAGAACCCAGAATACACAGCATACGTAGAGATAAGGGGAAATAGTGCCTATCTGTATGATAAAGTAATCCATGGACCAGGAGGTTTACCTATAGGTGTTGAAGGTAAAGTGCTCTCTCTTTTCTCAGGAGGTATAGATTCTCCTGTAGCTACATGGTATGCTCTTAAACGTGGTTGTGAAGTAGATCTAGTTCTATTCAATATAGGCGGAGAGAGACATGTATGGAGCGTGAGTATGGTTGCTAAGGTTTTAGCGGATGGATGGATGTATGGGTATAGACCGAAAATGCATATCATCGATATACGTCCATTTATAGCCACTATAGCTCTCAGTGTGCCCGAAGAGTATATCGTAGTGATTCTTAGACGAACTATGAACAGAATAGCAGAGAGATTAGCAAAACATGTAAACGCTTTAGCGCTAGTTACTGGTGAAAGTCTTGGCCAAGTAGCTTCACAAACACTAAACAACATATATGTTATAGAGGAAGCTATTAGAATACCTATTCTAAGACCTTTAATAGGTATGGATAAAGATGAGATAACATTTATTGCTAGAAGAATAGGAACCTACGAGTACTCCATAAAGATTGAAGAATATTGCACATTAGGTGCTAGAAGGATTACTCCTCGAGCTAATCTAGACAAAGTTAAAGAGTATGAAGCTAGAGTTGGTATCTCTGAATTCGATATCGATAAGGTTATTGACGAAGCGACAACTATTGATCTTAGATCTATAGATATCAGAGATATCCAGATGAAACTCGATTCCTTGGGTCTTAGCGATATCTATAGATGTAGTGTTTAG
- a CDS encoding transmembrane electron transporter: protein MIYQDPTSLIWFIIMGAIIDSIDPCIYVLYVSLLTVSATDIRHVMKISSSFILSVYIGYLVFNAILRFVLNIVSPSRSILSFVLILYALALILYTLLLERNNVEDICREDRPLCRFINRFDLRLRTLNIFSVAVIGFLASFTILPCSAGMVLAFNIVTRDLGFSAWIPLAALYTTVFVSPLLLISLAVIGLTKIKNVYELILRHQKLVKILGGILMILVAILIILGLPIL, encoded by the coding sequence GTGATATATCAAGACCCAACATCGTTGATATGGTTTATAATAATGGGAGCAATAATAGATTCTATTGATCCGTGTATATATGTTCTGTACGTTTCTCTATTAACAGTTTCTGCTACAGATATTCGTCATGTAATGAAAATATCATCATCATTCATATTGTCGGTATACATTGGGTATCTAGTATTTAATGCTATACTAAGGTTTGTTTTAAATATTGTATCGCCTTCGCGATCAATTTTATCGTTTGTTCTAATTCTATACGCATTAGCTTTAATCCTATATACTTTATTACTCGAGAGAAATAATGTAGAAGATATCTGTAGAGAAGATAGGCCTCTGTGTAGATTCATAAATAGATTTGATCTGAGATTAAGGACTTTGAATATTTTCAGTGTAGCTGTTATAGGATTTTTGGCCTCCTTTACTATATTGCCTTGTAGTGCTGGAATGGTTTTAGCATTCAACATAGTTACAAGAGATTTAGGGTTTAGTGCATGGATACCATTAGCAGCACTTTATACAACAGTATTTGTTTCACCATTACTACTGATATCGTTGGCAGTAATAGGTTTAACCAAGATTAAGAATGTATATGAATTAATTCTAAGACACCAGAAACTAGTCAAAATCTTAGGAGGAATCCTAATGATTTTGGTGGCGATACTGATTATATTGGGTTTGCCGATACTTTGA